Proteins from a single region of Acinonyx jubatus isolate Ajub_Pintada_27869175 chromosome D3, VMU_Ajub_asm_v1.0, whole genome shotgun sequence:
- the TANGO2 gene encoding transport and Golgi organization protein 2 homolog isoform X9 yields MSLHLAVGDAHPSRGGSRPHVSFHWSLPSRHFPGMTLQEPLGLPVCLLGAELALESTNICSTPAGSITDLRKNQNQKPTSPVLIQVLPSWPPSLLASAAPSPHRLILAANRDEFYHRPSKLADFWGNNNEVLSGLDMEEGKEGGTWLGISTRGKLAALTNYLQPRQDRDARGRGELVTHFLTTDMDSLSYLKKVSAEGHLYNGFNLIAADLSTEKGDVVCYYGNRGEPEPVVLAPGSCQIQLLRTRAGSMCSPF; encoded by the exons ATGTCACTGCATCTCGCTGTTGGGGATGCCCATCCCTCCAGAGGTGGCAGCCGTCCCCATGTCAGTTTCCACTGGTCCCTCCCCTCCAGGCACTTCCCTGGCATGACCCTCCAAGAGCCCTTGGGCCTTCCTGTCTGTCTTCTTGGTGCTGAGCTGGCCCTGGAAAG taccAATATCTGCAGCACTCCAGCAGGGAGCATAAC agaCTTACGTAAGAATCAGAACCAGAAGCCAACATCACCAGTCTTAATTCAGGTTCTGCCttcctggcctcccagcctcctggcctctgcagccccctctccccacag GCTCATCCTGGCGGCCAACAGGGATGAATTTTACCACAGACCATCCAAGTTAGCAGACTTCTGGGGGAACAACAATGAGGTCCTCAGTG GACTTGACATGGAGGAAGGCAAGGAAGGAGGCACGTGGCTGGGCATTAGCACACGGGGGAAGCTGGCTGCGCTCACCAACTACCTGCAACCACGGCAGGACCGGGATGCCCGGGGCCGAG GTGAACTTGTGACCCACTTTCTGACTACAGACATGGACAGCTTGTCCTACTTGAAGAAGGTCTCTGCGGAGGGCCACCTGTACAACGGCTTTAACCTCATAGCAGCTGACCTGAG CACAGAGAAGGGTGATGTCGTTTGCTACTATGGAAACCGGGGGGAGCCTGAGCCTGTCGTCCTGGCACCAG